TTCAAAAGCCCTACTTTGCCGACAGCGGCATCCGGACTGGTCATATCAAGGTCGCCTTCCTGGGAATCGAACACCACGGCCCCGGTGGCAATGCCATCGTCGTTATAATCCACCTGATAGATCGTTTCCTCCTGGCCGTCTCCGTCCACGTCAAAGGAAGGGTAGGAGCCATGGTCGGCATCAATGTGCAAGGGCTTACCGTCATCCTCATTATCGTCCATGGCCTGCACACCCCTCCACTGCCAGGTCATGTTCGCGTACAAAGACGAGGGGGGATCATTGGAAAGGTTGTCATCATGGTTGAGGTCAAAGCGTTCCGGCCCTGTCAAAAGCCCCGGACACTGGCCGGAGGAAACACAAAACCTTTTTTCCAGGGCCTCCTGCCTGATCTCATCGCTGGCATCCTCACTGATCTCATTGCCGTCCTCCATGTTGACGACGGTTTGATAAAAGATCGGGCATCCGCGGCCACTTTTGCATGAAGAATCCCAACCGCCGCGCTGCGGCGGATCATGGACGATCGGCACAGGAGGGGCCGGGCCCTCGCAACCAGGGTCCTCCTCCGGACAGGAAAAGGAAACAGGGGCCACATAGGTTGTGGTCTCAACAAGTCCAGCTTTCGCGGAATGCACCGGACCGCCGCTGGAGCCCAAAAATCTTTTATACACAAGCCGCGCCATCGAGAAGGTGAAATGTTTACCGTTGATGAACATGTCCATAACGGGGACATGTCTGGGGTCCTGCAATTCCGACATGTCCATCGGATACATGAGCAGGTTGGTCATGCTGCCCGATCCCTGGGCCGTGAACGGCGCGCGCTCGGTGGATCCGTATTTGCCGAAATCCGGGCTCAACCGGTCTTCCAGATAAAGCATGGAAGGGCTGATGCGGCTGGTGTCGCCGGGAGTGCTTTTGGAGGACTGCACAAGGGCGTTGCGCATGGCCTTTAAGGAGGCGTCCTGGCCCTGGCCCGAAGAAACCGCGGAACGGATGATGGCGCCCAGCACAAAAATGATGATGGCGCCGAAGATCGCCAGTTCTATGACGGCCTGCCCTGAGCAATGTCGAAGGGCCTGTCCTTTCAAAATGCACCGTCCTGACCGACTTGCATGTAACTGTTACGTTGTTCCGACGAGCGAGTGTTATCATTACGAAAGGTGGTATTGCTCAACGTCGTGATCGTTGTGTCGGATTCGGTGGCGGCTGTATATTGGGTGGTGGAATTGGTCTGCTGGGGATCATACTGGTCGGCAAAATCGTCAACGGCGCTCTTCCATCTGCCTTGCATGCCGCGCTTGACATAACTGCTCATGCTCAAAAAGACCGCGATGATGATAATGGTCAGGACCGTGAACTCAAGTATGCTTTGCGCCCGGTGATCTCTGCGATGTCTTTGAAAATATTTGAACACCATGCTTTCTCCGACTGTACGGGCGACCCGGCGGGTCGCCCCTACTGGTTCAATTTCCCGAGATTCGTCTGCGAATCGGACGTCGTATTCGTGGTCTCATTCACGGTAATATCGGCAACGCCGCCCCAGCCGGGCGTTACAACATTTTTGCTGACATGGCCCGTGACCTGTGTATTTGCCCCCACCAGATATCCCCCGGTCGCGCCCGGGTCATCGGCGTCCAGGAAATCCTGGTCGGCATTCTGTTGAGCGCCGATCTGGTCGGAGGTCACCTTCACCAAACTCTGCACGCCCCGCTTGAACAAAGGCCCCATATAAAAAAGCGCGACCGTGATGATCCCGATCAGAACAATATACTCAACGACGGTCTGGCCTTTATTTCCCATACCGGTCCCCGGCCGCGGCCCCGGGCGGAAGTTGTTCGCTATTGCTGGTCGTTTCAATGGTTTCATTGGTTATTTTGCGAAATTGCCTGTCCGCGCCGCCGGCCAAGCCGGTCCTGACATCGCTGTTACGGCTGGTCCGGGAATCGACTTTGCCGTAATACGGTTCATACTCGCGGGGAATGCCGCTTCCGCTGATCCCGGCCGCGGCCCTGCAATCAGGGCCGCATTCATTGGCGGCAACGTTGACCATATAATCTCTGCTGTCTTTGATCTTGGCCTGAATGGAGCGCTGGATATAGACCGTCATGGCCACGGCCGTGGCAACGACTAAAAAAAACGTCACCACGTATTCGGGAAGGGAACTCTGGCCATTTTGGCCGTTTATGCCGCGCGCCATGAAGTTCTCCCAGCTATTGAGGGTTGGTCGCCCTCATCAGACGGTTGGCCATGTCCTCCATGCCATCGGTGGTTTTATTGATGGTATCGGAAAGTTTGTTCCGAAACGCCCCGCCGGGCCCGGTGAACAGGATGATCACCGCGATCACCGCGGTGACCAACAAAATATACTCCACCGTGCTCTGGCCTTTTGTCTTCATCATACGCGCTCCCTACGATTTAGAAACCACTAAGGGACCCCCACCGGGGGTCATCTGCCCATATATTCCTGCTCGGTGTTGACGATCACCGATCTTTCCGACGTATTGGTGGTTTCGGGACCGATCAATCCGGTCGCGGAAACGCCCTGTCCGTCCACACCGAACGTCTCACGGCTCGTGCTGGACGTGTTGGTGGTCTTGATGACGTTGGTATTGCCCACCGAATACTGGTCGCCGATATCGTCGGCAGCGCTCTTTAAACGGCCCTGCACGCCGCGCTTGATGTAAAACTGGATGGACAACAGCGCGCCGATGATGATGACGGTCAGCACCGCGTATTCAAGGGTGCTTTGCCCTCTTTTTTGGCTAAAATAAGTCAACATAGAACATCCTCCTTAAGATACGATTTTATTTTAGTCGCCGCCGCCTGTCCCGTCGGTGCTGTACGTTGACTGCTGGGTACCGGTCCTGCTGCGGTTGGTCGTTGAGTCCGCGGCGACCAGACCCACGCCCTGACGCTTGTTCTCTTGGGCGTTACGGGTGCTGGTATAATCGCTTTCCAGGTAATACGGTTCATACTGCGTTTGGTTGCCGATGGCGTTGGTCTGGCTGGCCAGATACTGGCTGGCATCGTGCATCCTTGCCTGCAAAGAACGCTGGGCATAGGTCTGCATCGCGATGACGCCCGCGACGACCAGGGCGATCAACAGCGCGTATTCCGCGGTGTTCTGCCCCGAGCGAAGTCGAGGGGTTTGTCCTCTGGTATTTTTAAATAAATTTCTAAACATATGTTCCTCCATTTATGGATGTTGTTTCTTTAAAATCCGGCCGTCGGGTCCACCGTGACGCCCGGCGCGGGAGTTACTCCGTTAGCGGTTGCCCCCTGGCTGTTCACCAAACGGTTGCTTATGCTCCCGATGCTGTCGGCGGTTGAGTTAAGGGTATTGCCCAAACGGCCCGTCAGTGCCGAATTCGGGCCGGTGGTAAAAAAGATCATCGCGCCGATGACCGCGGTCGCAAGCAAGATATACTCCACCGTGCTCTGACCTTTTGTCTTCATTTTCCTGAACATATAAATGCCTCCTGATGTATTTAAGATGCTTTGTTATTCGTTGGCGATCTCCTGCGTCACCGCCTTCTGGGTGGCCTGCACGGAACGGAACACGTAGGTGCTCATGGCCGCCATAGCAGCGGACACCAAGGCCACGACGATCGCGTATTCGATGAGATTTTGTCCTTTGATGTTCCTAAGGATCATCGCGGCTGCTCCTACATGAAAGATAAAGGAAGTATGCCATATAAAATAAGGGATGTCAACCCTTCGACCTAAAAATTCGCGTTGTTTTCCGACGCTATCTGACACAGGACCCGGCGCCCGTTCTCATCGCGGATATTCAGGGCATTGACATTATCCGCGGCCTGCCGCAGAAAAGCAATGTGCGCATAAGAGGCAGGGGCCAGAAGGGTTATGTGTCTGCCCTGCTCAATAACCCCTTTAAGGGCCAAAACCGACTCAAAGGCATCCTGCCCAAAATCGGACGGGAAAAAGGCGCGCGCACGGGCTTGAAGCCGGGCCAAAACCCATGCCGGCTGGTCCGCAATATCCCCCCGCAAACTATCCGCCAGGGGGGACATGTTGATTTGAACCGGAGGATGGCGGTCTTTGAAGATACGCGCAATTTCATCATTTGATATATGTGGGCTAAAATTTGATAAAACTGACATATTCTTATCATATCCATCCATTTCTAGCCTTATATATCGTAATTTATGGTTATTCTGCTCCACTTCTAGATTTCTTGGCATTCCAAGAATGACATTCTTTTTTTGACGGGGGGAACAGGAAAATTGAGCCAGGACAATTCCTCCTGCGCCCAACAAGGATGCCCGTGTCATGCCTTTACCAGCCACGCCCTCACAGGCCTGAAAAAAACTAAGGATCAAGGCGTCCGTAGCATTCTCCCCCAAGGAGCGTATGCATAAAGGATTGATATTATTAAGGATACAATCTGCGGTGTCCTGGATACAGCGCTCAATGCCTGCGGGAAAAATAGCCCTGCTAGGACCAAGGGCCTGAAAACGGCTGTCCATCTCAACACAAGAACCGTCTTCCAGATCGATCTTTAAACGTTCAACCACGGTGGATATATACTCCCATTCTTCTCGTAAGTTATTCAGATTTAATGACTTAATGTCTTCCAGTTTCTTGATCCCCCATACAGGACGGGGGAAAATATCCCAAAAAGTGGCTTTAATGAAAATCTCGCCCATGCGTTCCTGGACTTCGCCCCTGACCAACGGGCTGGGGGCTTGTTCCACAACACGCGGGGCCTGCTCTATGAGTTTTGGGGCAGGCGGTGGGGGTTGGAAGATCACGCCAGGCACGACATTGGCGAACAATTGCTGTTTCTTCTCCGGGGGGATCTGGAATTTGATCTTGGGTTTTCGGCCGCGAGGGATGACCACGCCATGTTCTTTTAAGACATCATGGACCGATGACTTAGAAACGACCTTTTGATGCCGTTCATGGACCAAGCCGGCGATCTCCCGGCAGGACAGACGGGGAGTTTCCTGTTTGCGTTCAATAATAAAGGAAACAACGTCTTCGGTGAGTTTATAAACAACGCCCATAGAAACCCCCAATAATGTCCAGACTGGACATTTTCGTGGTGCGGGGCGCTGGTCCGGCGAATAAGCCGGACCGCTTAGCGCGCCTGCGAGCCAGTGAGCAGGCCGGGTTCCTTAATGTCCGCGCAGGAACGAGCACGGTGGGGGAAACCGAAGACAGGACCCGCCCTTAATAATTATTAGACATCATTTAAGATATTATTTCAACCGATTTGAATATTATCGCCCATGTGTGTTTGGGAGGCGGCAATGGTGCCGGCAGAGGTCTCAATGGCGCTGTGGGCTTGCAGGAAGAATGGAGAAAATTGAAAAGGCCGGATGTCGGGGCACAGGCCCACCGCCGTGTTCGCGCGGTCAATAAAAATGACGTCCAGCGGGAATTTCATGAACAGCATGTGGATGCTGCGGCAGGGGGTGATGACCAGCGCTTCGCCGGAATTGAGCGCCCCGCGGCCCAGCAGTCCGGTCATGCGTTTGAGGGGAGTTTTCGCCAGCGAACCGGTCTCGGCGATCAGCGTGCCGCGGGTCAAATTACGGATGGTCATACGTTAAAGACGGCCTTGGACAGCGGAATGCCTCTGGTCTGGAAGTCCTCGAAACATTTGGGCACAAAGCCGGTGGCGCTGTATTCGCCCAGCACCACGCCGTCGGCATTGATGCCTTTTTGTTTAAAAATGAATACGTCCTTGAGCTCCGGAAGGCCC
This sequence is a window from Candidatus Omnitrophota bacterium. Protein-coding genes within it:
- a CDS encoding helix-turn-helix domain-containing protein; translation: MGVVYKLTEDVVSFIIERKQETPRLSCREIAGLVHERHQKVVSKSSVHDVLKEHGVVIPRGRKPKIKFQIPPEKKQQLFANVVPGVIFQPPPPAPKLIEQAPRVVEQAPSPLVRGEVQERMGEIFIKATFWDIFPRPVWGIKKLEDIKSLNLNNLREEWEYISTVVERLKIDLEDGSCVEMDSRFQALGPSRAIFPAGIERCIQDTADCILNNINPLCIRSLGENATDALILSFFQACEGVAGKGMTRASLLGAGGIVLAQFSCSPRQKKNVILGMPRNLEVEQNNHKLRYIRLEMDGYDKNMSVLSNFSPHISNDEIARIFKDRHPPVQINMSPLADSLRGDIADQPAWVLARLQARARAFFPSDFGQDAFESVLALKGVIEQGRHITLLAPASYAHIAFLRQAADNVNALNIRDENGRRVLCQIASENNANF
- a CDS encoding DUF192 domain-containing protein, with amino-acid sequence MTIRNLTRGTLIAETGSLAKTPLKRMTGLLGRGALNSGEALVITPCRSIHMLFMKFPLDVIFIDRANTAVGLCPDIRPFQFSPFFLQAHSAIETSAGTIAASQTHMGDNIQIG